A single genomic interval of Puntigrus tetrazona isolate hp1 chromosome 1, ASM1883169v1, whole genome shotgun sequence harbors:
- the zmp:0000001069 gene encoding neuropeptide FF receptor 1 — MNLTPDQPPTLLYEVPRALDLQREPQNKNRSAPASFFNSTFFFQDNAALEWQLFLTIREPGTIILTVLYSISFIVGFFGNVMSLKVLLGQHGSMRLSGASATRCLLINLAVCDLAVVCVCMPVTLGHRIYTPWVYGDFLCRAVPFTQAVSVSASVLSITVISISRYYAVHSPLQSRAYFTRRRILVSVTIVWLVSSVICMPVAIVTRRDEVALIEGLAIVLPVCGEVWPQPRLRQAYNVLLFSALYCLPVGFNLTLAFLTCRRLRSTGSEGRFTELDPRSQALHETRLQGRRQIARMVAALVLLFALSWLPMYVTDIWLDRELRHPPDWLLQTRPFAQWLGLTNSSLNPFCYCFIGDLHRSAKALRLRLCGPSPASALALASLPKIFHLQNQDKSQAGATDNSTNSCGEDVGNLNLSMWWTQSRTCESMSLPYHLGMTEAITLDT; from the coding sequence ATGAATCTGACCCCAGATCAGCCACCAACCCTGCTCTACGAGGTTCCCAGAGCATTGGACCTTCAGCGTGaaccccaaaacaaaaacaggtcGGCTCCAGCCAGCTTCTTCAACAGCACCTTCTTCTTCCAGGATAATGCAGCTTTAGAATGGCAGCTGTTCCTCACCATCCGAGAGCCTGGGACCATTATCTTGACTGTCCTATACTCTATATCCTTCATCGTGGGTTTTTTTGGCAACGTCATGTCCCTCAAAGTCCTCCTGGGCCAGCATGGAAGCATGCGACTGTCTGGTGCTAGCGCCACACGCTGCCTGCTGATAAACTTAGCGGTGTGCGACCTAGCAGTGGTTTGCGTGTGCATGCCCGTCACCCTGGGCCACCGCATCTATACACCATGGGTGTACGGTGACTTTTTGTGCCGGGCGGTGCCCTTCACCCAAGCGGTGTCTGTTTCCGCCAGTGTCCTAAGCATCACGGTCATCAGCATCAGTCGGTACTATGCAGTTCACTCACCGCTACAGTCCCGCGCCTACTTCACTCGTCGACGCATCCTCGTCTCGGTGACAATCGTGTGGCTCGTCTCCTCGGTGATCTGCATGCCAGTCGCAATAGTCACCAGGCGTGATGAAGTAGCTTTGATCGAAGGACTGGCCATCGTGTTGCCCGTCTGTGGAGAGGTTTGGCCTCAGCCGCGTTTGCGACAGGCGTACAACGTCCTGCTGTTCAGCGCCCTATACTGTCTACCTGTTGGGTTTAATCTCACTTTAGCCTTCCTCACATGTCGCCGGCTGCGTAGCACTGGTTCTGAGGGTCGCTTCACAGAGTTGGATCCCCGTTCCCAGGCACTTCATGAAACAAGGCTGCAGGGGCGCAGGCAGATTGCACGTATGGTTGCAGCCTTGGTGCTGCTCTTCGCACTGTCTTGGTTGCCAATGTATGTGACTGATATTTGGCTGGACCGTGAGTTGCGGCATCCACCGGACTGGCTCCTTCAGACCAGGCCATTTGCACAGTGGTTGGGCCTCACCAACTCTTCTCTCAACCCTTTCTGCTACTGCTTCATTGGTGACCTTCACCGCTCAGCCAAGGCTTTGCGTTTGCGCCTCTGCGGCCCGTCCCCGGCCTCAGCTCTGGCTCTGGCTTCTCTCCCGAAGATATTCCACCTGCAGAATCAAGATAAGAGTCAAGCGGGCGCCACCGACAACTCAACCAACTCTTGCGGGGAAGACGTTGGGAATTTGAATTTGTCAATGTGGTGGACTCAATCTCGCACATGTGAGTCAATGAGCTTGCCTTACCACTTGGGAATGACTGAAGCAATTACATTGGATACATAG